A part of Thermomicrobiales bacterium genomic DNA contains:
- a CDS encoding isocitrate/isopropylmalate dehydrogenase family protein, giving the protein MAYQVTLIPGDGIGPEVSTATRRVLEATGIAFEWDVQEAGMTALEKSGDVLPDAVLESIRKNSIALKGPLTTPLGGGFRSVNVALRHALDLYVNLRPARTYEGVRSVFSNIDLVVVRENMEDLYAGVEFDTGQADTKELIDTINRLSPRKVPASAAISIKSITPENSERIVRYAFDYAVKNERKLVTAVHKANIMKFSDGLFLRVSQEVAKDYPQIEYNDRIVDNMCMQLVQRPEDYDVLVMPNLYGDVLSDLTAGMVGGLGVAPSANIGEYAAIFEPIHGSAPTHAGKNEANPSATILSGAMMLRHMGELSAAKAVESAVAEVVKAGTDVTYDLRPDRDRSKATGTSEMADAIIRRLAA; this is encoded by the coding sequence ATGGCCTATCAGGTGACACTGATCCCGGGTGACGGAATTGGGCCGGAGGTATCGACCGCAACGCGGCGTGTCCTCGAGGCGACCGGGATTGCCTTCGAATGGGACGTCCAGGAAGCGGGGATGACCGCGCTCGAGAAATCGGGGGACGTCCTGCCCGACGCAGTGCTGGAATCAATCCGCAAGAACTCGATCGCGCTAAAAGGCCCGCTGACGACTCCGCTGGGAGGCGGGTTCCGAAGCGTCAACGTTGCGTTGCGCCATGCGCTAGACCTCTACGTGAACCTGCGCCCGGCCCGCACATACGAGGGGGTGCGCTCGGTCTTCAGTAACATCGATCTCGTCGTCGTTCGCGAGAACATGGAAGACCTCTACGCCGGAGTCGAGTTCGACACCGGCCAGGCCGACACCAAAGAGCTGATCGACACGATCAACCGTCTCAGTCCGCGCAAGGTGCCGGCGTCGGCCGCCATCTCGATCAAGTCGATCACCCCCGAGAACTCCGAGCGGATCGTTCGGTACGCGTTCGACTATGCAGTCAAGAACGAACGCAAGCTGGTGACCGCGGTCCACAAAGCAAATATCATGAAGTTCAGCGATGGACTGTTCCTCCGCGTCTCGCAAGAGGTCGCCAAGGATTACCCTCAAATCGAATACAACGATCGAATCGTCGACAACATGTGTATGCAGCTCGTGCAGCGACCGGAGGATTACGATGTCCTGGTCATGCCGAACCTGTATGGTGACGTGCTCAGCGACCTGACGGCCGGCATGGTTGGCGGGCTTGGCGTTGCGCCGAGCGCGAATATCGGAGAGTACGCCGCCATCTTCGAGCCGATCCACGGCAGCGCCCCGACCCACGCCGGCAAGAACGAGGCAAACCCATCGGCAACGATTCTCAGCGGCGCGATGATGCTTCGGCATATGGGGGAGTTGTCGGCCGCCAAGGCAGTAGAGTCAGCGGTCGCCGAAGTCGTCAAGGCCGGCACGGACGTCACCTACGATCTGCGCCCGGATCGCGACCGTTCGAAGGCCACCGGCACCTCCGAGATGGCGGACGCCATCATCCGCCGATTGGCAGCCTGA